In Xylanibacter ruminicola 23, a single genomic region encodes these proteins:
- a CDS encoding stress protein yields the protein MAIVLEKSGDQHRINLEKGCSSFSGEIIINLDWSKGGFLKQMFGNPVDLDLGCFYELRDGSKMLIDGLQFSRNRGGNRHQVTRQGCYDQKPFIWHQGDDRGGGSSSGETILVNPKGVNDIKRIVVYTFIFEGVAKWAETNAVVKVKVPGNEDIIVEMGQQSSSKRFCAIAELDFGGDNSITVKKLVTFHDSHSDCDRQYGWGFTYKPGSKD from the coding sequence ATGGCTATTGTCCTCGAAAAGTCAGGTGACCAGCATCGGATTAATCTTGAAAAAGGTTGCTCCTCTTTCTCTGGTGAGATTATTATTAATCTCGACTGGAGTAAAGGAGGCTTTTTAAAGCAGATGTTTGGAAATCCGGTTGACCTTGATTTAGGTTGTTTCTATGAACTGCGTGATGGGTCTAAAATGCTTATTGATGGTCTACAGTTCTCACGTAATCGTGGTGGTAACCGTCATCAAGTAACGCGTCAAGGTTGTTATGACCAAAAGCCTTTTATATGGCATCAAGGTGATGATCGTGGCGGAGGTTCGTCCTCTGGAGAAACCATCCTCGTCAATCCTAAAGGCGTGAATGACATTAAACGAATCGTAGTTTACACATTCATCTTTGAAGGTGTTGCAAAGTGGGCAGAAACAAATGCAGTTGTAAAGGTCAAGGTACCAGGCAATGAAGATATTATTGTAGAAATGGGACAACAATCAAGCAGCAAACGCTTTTGTGCCATAGCTGAACTTGATTTTGGAGGAGATAATTCTATTACGGTAAAGAAACTTGTAACTTTCCACGATAGTCACAGTGACTGTGATCGTCAATATGGTTGGGGATTTACTTATAAACCAGGTAGTAAGGACTAA
- a CDS encoding nucleotidyltransferase domain-containing protein, translated as MRRPEIVERIKQTIKKTEPTATAILYGSEARGDARADSDIDVLVLLEGEARDLKREEAVSGALYDLELSTGVLISPMIMLRRQWENRPFKTPFYINVMNEGITL; from the coding sequence ATGCGAAGACCAGAGATTGTAGAACGAATAAAACAGACCATCAAAAAGACCGAGCCCACGGCAACGGCAATTCTGTATGGGTCTGAAGCACGAGGTGATGCTCGTGCCGATAGCGATATTGATGTGCTCGTTCTACTTGAGGGGGAAGCTAGAGACTTAAAAAGAGAGGAAGCTGTGTCAGGAGCCCTATATGATCTTGAACTCAGCACAGGTGTTCTCATCAGTCCTATGATTATGCTTCGCAGGCAATGGGAGAATCGCCCATTCAAAACACCTTTCTATATTAATGTAATGAACGAAGGAATTACGTTATGA
- a CDS encoding smalltalk protein: MTKKETLKFIVQMIASIATAIVTALGATSCVGS, translated from the coding sequence ATGACAAAGAAAGAAACACTGAAGTTCATCGTCCAGATGATTGCATCCATCGCTACAGCCATCGTAACCGCCCTCGGCGCCACCAGCTGTGTAGGATCGTAG
- a CDS encoding BT4734/BF3469 family protein — MGFCYQKNFSNPTLPVDEAQFWALVRAEKWNENIDKYRETGDAALKRKLPAFIFQATFDETTSKAGKAGAWRKQSATQLTGLVVMDIDHVEKPREVFDQWGLGTDEHGFINKDAAGRILLVYITPSGKGLKVVFKADVAVGNLIDNQHAMAKVLGVEVDESCKDASRMSFICKESDILYLNKELFTYENKEFAERYTALYRDGHSQATREDLAMDDTTVANERRDKGQGPVTFCDRDQSLVTPVTAKSFKGVAYSDIIDEWWRQNGGVPQEGERNVKLYQLAVSLRAICDNNRQLLMEIMPRLGLSEEEVRSIVESACKETPKGLSKAMRSVLEGNKNPSEQSEHDIDQWLWDWGEQIERLFDDFPILRDVCKGLKRNQYASALFVSGGFMMTLMTRCRYSFYHRPEELRRLNCEVMVIGDPASGKSFATRLYKLLIAPIIAADRIGKDAINAYREQMKTKGANKEKPKKPKVVVRVHPARTSNAQFIQDMVNAVEEVDGEPMQLHMLTFDTELDNTLSIQKGGSWIDKQSLELKAFHNEEDGQAYSNMDSVIENFCVTWNFIYTGTPLALKAKINERNFGSGLATRLTCIPLPPTNFEMMTRESVVDRESDHRLKEWGEKLDRMKGVLSVEKIVDELYDWTARRMADAKENNSKAEEMLLKRCAYHGLNFAAPFIVMRHWEQMHQDGAYYCGEFETDEVDLKLAELIVNIQYACQRHYFLAMAEKYFDDQMRDVLTTTHRRQKTYDGFNRLPEEFAVDDVMTCFAISNPTVARVKISRLMKDHLIEKTDEFVDNGTTKAIYRKVGAMC; from the coding sequence ATGGGATTTTGTTATCAGAAGAACTTTAGTAATCCTACGTTGCCGGTTGACGAGGCCCAGTTCTGGGCCCTCGTCAGGGCAGAAAAATGGAACGAGAACATTGATAAGTATCGTGAAACTGGTGATGCTGCGTTGAAGCGAAAACTGCCTGCGTTTATCTTCCAGGCTACGTTCGACGAGACCACATCGAAAGCGGGCAAAGCTGGTGCCTGGCGCAAACAGAGTGCCACCCAGTTAACGGGATTGGTGGTGATGGATATCGACCATGTCGAAAAACCTCGTGAGGTATTTGACCAATGGGGATTAGGCACGGATGAACACGGCTTTATAAATAAAGACGCGGCTGGGAGAATACTTTTGGTGTATATAACGCCTAGCGGGAAAGGGCTGAAAGTTGTATTTAAAGCTGATGTGGCAGTAGGCAACCTCATCGACAACCAGCATGCTATGGCCAAGGTGCTTGGGGTGGAGGTTGATGAGAGTTGCAAGGATGCCAGTCGTATGAGCTTCATCTGTAAGGAATCGGATATTTTGTATTTAAACAAAGAACTTTTTACGTATGAGAACAAGGAATTTGCTGAGCGATATACTGCTCTATATCGAGACGGTCATAGCCAGGCTACGAGAGAGGATTTAGCAATGGATGACACGACTGTTGCCAACGAAAGGCGTGACAAGGGACAGGGCCCAGTCACATTCTGCGACAGGGACCAGTCCCTAGTCACGCCAGTCACAGCAAAATCTTTCAAAGGGGTTGCGTATTCGGATATTATTGATGAGTGGTGGCGGCAGAATGGAGGGGTGCCACAGGAGGGCGAAAGGAATGTAAAACTGTACCAGTTGGCGGTGAGTTTGAGGGCCATTTGCGACAACAACCGACAGTTGCTGATGGAGATTATGCCACGCCTGGGACTGAGCGAAGAGGAGGTTCGCAGCATTGTGGAGAGTGCCTGCAAGGAAACGCCAAAAGGTCTTTCAAAAGCCATGCGGAGTGTGCTGGAGGGGAATAAGAATCCGTCTGAACAATCAGAACACGATATCGACCAATGGCTGTGGGATTGGGGAGAGCAGATAGAGAGATTATTTGACGACTTTCCGATACTACGCGATGTGTGCAAAGGACTTAAACGCAACCAGTATGCTTCGGCCTTGTTTGTGAGTGGTGGATTTATGATGACACTGATGACGCGATGCCGATACAGCTTTTATCATCGACCAGAAGAATTGCGACGCCTGAACTGCGAGGTGATGGTGATTGGCGATCCTGCCAGCGGAAAGAGTTTTGCTACCCGATTGTACAAACTGCTGATAGCTCCGATTATCGCCGCCGACCGTATAGGTAAGGATGCCATCAACGCTTATCGCGAACAGATGAAAACCAAGGGTGCCAACAAGGAGAAACCGAAGAAACCCAAAGTGGTGGTACGTGTGCATCCTGCCCGCACCAGTAATGCCCAGTTTATTCAGGACATGGTGAATGCGGTTGAAGAGGTGGATGGCGAGCCCATGCAGTTGCACATGCTCACTTTTGATACTGAGCTGGACAATACCCTCTCGATTCAGAAAGGTGGTAGTTGGATTGACAAGCAATCGCTGGAGTTGAAAGCTTTCCACAACGAGGAGGACGGTCAGGCTTATTCGAACATGGACTCGGTGATTGAGAACTTCTGCGTAACCTGGAACTTTATATATACCGGCACGCCACTGGCCCTGAAGGCAAAAATAAACGAACGCAACTTTGGATCGGGATTGGCCACACGATTAACCTGTATCCCCTTGCCTCCCACTAACTTTGAGATGATGACCCGCGAAAGCGTGGTTGACCGTGAGAGCGACCATCGACTAAAGGAATGGGGTGAGAAGTTGGACCGTATGAAGGGTGTGCTGAGTGTAGAGAAGATTGTGGATGAGCTGTACGACTGGACGGCACGTCGCATGGCCGATGCCAAGGAGAACAACTCGAAGGCCGAAGAGATGCTGCTGAAGCGTTGTGCCTACCACGGACTAAACTTTGCCGCCCCGTTTATTGTGATGCGCCATTGGGAACAGATGCATCAGGATGGTGCCTACTACTGCGGAGAGTTTGAGACCGACGAGGTGGATTTGAAGTTGGCTGAGCTAATCGTCAACATACAGTACGCCTGTCAGCGCCACTACTTCTTGGCTATGGCCGAGAAATACTTCGACGACCAGATGCGTGATGTTTTAACTACCACCCACCGAAGACAGAAAACGTACGATGGGTTTAACCGATTACCCGAGGAGTTTGCAGTTGACGACGTAATGACTTGCTTTGCCATCTCGAACCCCACGGTGGCACGTGTAAAAATCAGCCGTCTGATGAAAGACCATCTGATTGAGAAGACAGATGAGTTTGTTGACAACGGCACCACAAAGGCCATCTACAGAAAGGTTGGTGCCATGTGTTAA
- a CDS encoding YcbK family protein, which yields MEIVQLNSNANLSEHFVLGEFTRSKYPEVYNIPSHEAIANLTKLCQWLEFLRERSSQPIIINSGYRSPQLNRKVGGAANSNHLTGCAVDIRTSGYEQAIQYAAILIDYANKNNQQFDELLIERNRYGAVWLHLAVRPKDNRRKVLFMIT from the coding sequence ATGGAAATAGTGCAGCTTAATAGCAATGCCAATCTCTCCGAGCATTTTGTGCTCGGGGAGTTTACCAGGAGCAAATATCCTGAAGTATATAACATACCCAGTCATGAGGCGATAGCGAACCTCACCAAGCTCTGCCAATGGCTTGAGTTTTTACGAGAAAGGTCCTCCCAACCTATCATCATCAACTCAGGGTACAGATCTCCTCAACTTAATCGCAAGGTTGGCGGGGCGGCGAACTCGAACCATCTAACGGGGTGCGCGGTGGATATACGCACATCGGGCTACGAACAGGCCATACAGTATGCAGCCATATTGATAGACTATGCCAACAAAAACAATCAGCAGTTTGATGAACTGCTGATTGAGAGGAATCGTTATGGGGCCGTATGGTTGCACTTGGCAGTACGTCCCAAGGATAATCGTAGAAAAGTGCTGTTTATGATTACTTAA
- a CDS encoding alpha/beta hydrolase gives MKKTLLLMAAFVAVSASAQVTEDFKPASTNQEGKQYPMVNSQRMVRAQISAPEANSVKLDIGGVKYEMKKDANGVWTGESAPQDEGFHYYQLNIDGASVPDPGSKYYYGASRWGSGIDIPAADEDFYTVKNVPQGSVNEVYYYSSVTQQMRHGYIYLPAEYYANPTKKFPVLYLQHGMGENETGWGAQGKTGIIMDNLIAAGKAVPFIIFMDNGLNARKPGEQPQGFGGPRPGGPRPQGGARPAGGQRPRMSGADFAKMARRMGGAFEEVLIKDIIPMVEKNYRVIADADHRAMAGLSMGGMQTHGITLNNPKTFAYVGIFSGGTIGADELTDVPDFKATNKVLFMSAGGKEKGMAEGEGSVINAAEGLKKIGINAHSYISPETAHEWQTWRRSLYQFAQLLFK, from the coding sequence ATGAAGAAAACTCTTTTATTAATGGCAGCTTTTGTGGCTGTATCGGCAAGCGCCCAAGTAACTGAAGACTTTAAGCCTGCAAGTACTAATCAGGAGGGAAAACAGTATCCCATGGTAAATTCACAGCGCATGGTTCGCGCTCAGATTTCGGCCCCCGAGGCTAATAGCGTCAAGCTTGATATCGGTGGTGTGAAGTACGAGATGAAGAAGGATGCTAACGGTGTGTGGACTGGTGAGTCGGCTCCACAGGACGAGGGCTTCCACTACTATCAGCTCAACATCGATGGTGCCTCAGTACCCGATCCAGGTAGCAAATACTATTACGGTGCCAGCCGTTGGGGTAGTGGTATCGACATCCCTGCTGCCGACGAAGACTTCTATACCGTCAAGAACGTGCCTCAGGGCTCTGTCAACGAGGTTTACTACTATTCATCAGTAACCCAGCAGATGCGCCACGGTTATATCTATCTGCCTGCTGAGTATTATGCTAATCCCACCAAGAAATTCCCCGTACTCTACCTGCAGCATGGTATGGGCGAGAACGAGACAGGTTGGGGCGCTCAGGGTAAGACAGGTATCATTATGGATAACCTCATTGCCGCTGGCAAGGCCGTGCCTTTCATCATCTTTATGGACAATGGTTTGAATGCCCGCAAGCCAGGCGAGCAGCCTCAGGGCTTTGGTGGTCCACGTCCAGGCGGTCCACGTCCACAGGGTGGAGCACGTCCAGCAGGTGGTCAGCGCCCCCGCATGAGCGGTGCCGACTTTGCTAAGATGGCCCGTCGCATGGGTGGTGCATTCGAAGAGGTGCTCATTAAGGATATCATCCCTATGGTTGAGAAAAACTACCGTGTGATTGCCGATGCCGATCATCGCGCCATGGCCGGTTTGTCGATGGGTGGTATGCAGACCCACGGCATCACGCTCAACAATCCTAAGACCTTTGCTTATGTAGGTATCTTCAGTGGTGGTACCATTGGTGCCGACGAGCTCACCGACGTGCCCGATTTCAAGGCTACCAACAAGGTGCTCTTTATGAGTGCCGGTGGTAAGGAGAAGGGCATGGCCGAAGGCGAGGGTAGCGTCATCAACGCCGCCGAGGGTCTGAAGAAGATAGGCATTAACGCCCACTCATACATCTCCCCCGAGACCGCCCATGAGTGGCAAACCTGGCGCCGCAGCCTCTACCAGTTCGCTCAGTTGCTGTTTAAGTAA
- a CDS encoding acyl-CoA dehydrogenase family protein — protein sequence MANYYSDHPEIGFYLNHPLMARIVELKEKGFADAKEYDYAPVDLGDAIENYKQILDITGDVAANIIEPNSESVDLEGPHLENGRMIYASKTYENLDATRKAGLWGVSMPRRYGGLNLPNTVFSMLSEMISSADAGFQNIWSLQSCIDTLYEFGSEEQRQKYIPRVCAGEGMSMDLTEPDAGSDLQRVMLKATFDEKENCWRLNGVKRFITNGDSDIHLVLARSEEGTKDGRGLSMFIYDKRQGGVDVRHIEHKLGIHGSPTCELTYKNAKAELCGSTRLGLIKYVMALMNGARLGIAAQSVGVEQEAYNEGLAYAKERQQFGDKIINFPAVYDMLSRMKAKLDAGRSLLYETAAYVDIYKCLEDIERDRKLTPEEKQELKKYQRLADAFTPLAKGMNSEYANQNAYDAISIHGGSGFIMEYKSQRLFRDARIFSIYEGTTQLQVVAAIRYITNGTMLNNIKDMLAALPAEANAALKARVEKLIPVYEEALAAVKALDNQDAHDFLARRLYDMTAELVMSLLILRDAAKAPELFAKSANVYVRMAEEDILGKAAYIKAFQVEDLENFRANDEETAE from the coding sequence ATGGCAAACTATTATAGCGATCATCCTGAGATCGGGTTCTACTTGAACCACCCCCTGATGGCTCGTATCGTTGAGCTGAAGGAAAAAGGCTTTGCTGATGCAAAGGAATATGACTATGCCCCCGTTGACCTGGGCGATGCCATCGAGAACTACAAGCAGATTCTCGACATCACTGGCGACGTGGCTGCCAATATCATCGAGCCAAACTCTGAGAGCGTTGACCTCGAAGGTCCACACCTCGAGAACGGTCGTATGATCTACGCCTCTAAGACTTACGAGAACCTCGACGCCACCCGTAAGGCTGGTCTGTGGGGTGTTTCTATGCCTCGTCGTTACGGCGGTTTGAATCTGCCTAACACCGTGTTCTCAATGCTGTCTGAGATGATTTCTTCTGCCGATGCTGGTTTCCAGAACATCTGGAGCTTGCAGAGCTGTATCGATACTCTGTATGAGTTCGGTAGCGAGGAGCAGCGCCAGAAGTACATCCCCCGCGTTTGCGCTGGTGAGGGTATGAGTATGGACCTGACCGAGCCCGATGCTGGTTCCGACCTGCAGCGCGTGATGCTGAAGGCTACCTTCGACGAGAAGGAGAACTGCTGGCGCCTGAACGGTGTTAAGCGCTTCATCACAAACGGTGATAGCGACATCCACCTCGTGCTGGCTCGTTCTGAGGAGGGCACTAAGGACGGACGTGGTCTGTCAATGTTCATCTACGACAAGCGCCAGGGCGGTGTTGATGTTCGTCACATCGAGCACAAGCTGGGTATCCACGGCTCACCTACCTGTGAGCTCACCTATAAGAACGCTAAGGCCGAGCTCTGCGGTAGCACACGTCTGGGTCTGATCAAGTATGTGATGGCTCTGATGAACGGTGCCCGTCTGGGTATCGCCGCACAGAGTGTAGGTGTTGAGCAGGAGGCTTACAACGAGGGTCTGGCTTACGCTAAGGAGCGTCAGCAGTTCGGTGATAAGATCATCAACTTCCCCGCTGTTTACGATATGCTCTCTCGCATGAAGGCTAAGCTCGATGCTGGTCGTTCACTCCTGTACGAGACAGCCGCTTACGTTGATATCTACAAGTGCTTGGAGGATATCGAGCGCGACCGCAAGCTCACTCCCGAGGAGAAGCAGGAACTCAAGAAGTACCAGCGCCTGGCCGATGCTTTCACACCACTGGCCAAGGGTATGAACTCAGAGTACGCTAACCAGAACGCTTACGATGCTATCAGCATCCACGGTGGTTCAGGTTTCATCATGGAGTACAAGAGCCAGCGCCTGTTCCGCGACGCACGTATCTTCTCTATCTACGAGGGTACCACTCAGTTGCAGGTTGTAGCTGCTATCCGCTACATCACCAACGGCACTATGCTCAACAACATCAAGGACATGCTGGCTGCACTGCCTGCTGAGGCTAACGCTGCTCTCAAGGCCCGTGTCGAGAAGCTCATCCCCGTTTACGAGGAGGCTCTCGCTGCTGTTAAGGCTCTCGACAATCAGGATGCTCACGACTTCCTGGCTCGCCGTCTCTACGACATGACAGCTGAGTTGGTAATGAGTCTGCTCATCCTCCGCGATGCTGCTAAGGCACCTGAGCTGTTCGCTAAGAGCGCTAACGTATATGTCCGCATGGCCGAAGAGGATATTCTTGGTAAGGCTGCTTACATCAAGGCCTTCCAGGTTGAGGACCTCGAGAACTTCCGTGCTAACGACGAGGAGACTGCTGAGTAA
- a CDS encoding electron transfer flavoprotein subunit alpha/FixB family protein translates to MANNVFVYCEIEGTQVQEVSQELLTKGRKLANELKVELHAIVAGTGIKGKVEDQILPYGVDKLFVFDAKDLFPYTSAPHTDILVNLFKEEQPQICLMGATVIGRDLGPRVSSSLTSGLTADCTELEIGPFEDKKAGKTYENLLYQIRPAFGGNIVATIVNPDHRPQMATVRSGVMQKALYDGECRKEVVYPEVSKYVSPEAFVVKVLDHHVEAAKHNLKGAPIVVAGGYGVGSKENFDMLFELAKVLHGEVGGSRAAVDAGWLDHDRQIGQTGVTVHPKVYIACGISGQIQHIAGMQDSGIIISVNSDPDAPINKIADYVIVGTVEEVVPKLIKYYKQNSK, encoded by the coding sequence ATGGCTAATAACGTATTTGTATATTGCGAAATTGAAGGTACTCAGGTACAGGAAGTATCTCAGGAGCTGTTGACTAAGGGTCGCAAGCTCGCCAATGAACTCAAGGTTGAGCTCCACGCCATTGTTGCCGGTACTGGCATCAAGGGTAAGGTCGAGGATCAGATTCTGCCTTACGGTGTTGACAAGCTGTTTGTTTTCGACGCTAAGGATCTGTTCCCTTACACCTCAGCTCCACACACTGATATTCTGGTTAACCTCTTCAAGGAGGAGCAGCCACAGATCTGTTTGATGGGTGCTACCGTTATCGGTCGTGACCTCGGTCCACGTGTATCGTCTTCACTGACCTCTGGTCTGACTGCCGACTGCACAGAGCTGGAGATTGGTCCTTTCGAGGATAAGAAGGCTGGTAAGACCTACGAGAATCTGCTTTATCAGATTCGTCCTGCCTTCGGTGGTAACATCGTAGCTACCATCGTTAACCCCGACCACCGTCCACAGATGGCTACTGTACGCTCAGGCGTAATGCAGAAGGCTCTGTACGATGGCGAGTGCCGCAAGGAGGTTGTTTATCCAGAGGTAAGCAAGTATGTTAGCCCCGAGGCTTTCGTAGTAAAGGTTCTGGATCACCACGTTGAGGCTGCTAAGCACAACCTGAAGGGCGCTCCTATCGTTGTTGCTGGTGGTTATGGTGTTGGCTCTAAGGAGAACTTCGACATGCTGTTCGAGCTGGCTAAGGTGCTCCATGGTGAGGTTGGTGGTAGCCGTGCTGCTGTGGATGCAGGCTGGTTGGACCACGACCGTCAGATTGGTCAGACAGGTGTTACCGTTCACCCCAAGGTGTACATCGCCTGTGGTATCTCTGGACAGATTCAGCACATCGCTGGTATGCAGGATTCTGGTATCATTATCTCTGTAAACAGCGATCCCGATGCTCCTATCAACAAGATTGCCGACTACGTAATCGTTGGCACCGTTGAGGAGGTTGTACCTAAACTGATCAAGTACTACAAGCAGAACTCGAAGTAA
- a CDS encoding electron transfer flavoprotein subunit beta/FixA family protein, producing MALKIVVLAKQVPDTRNVGKDAMTAEGTVNRAALPAIFNPEDLNALEQALRLKEQNPGSTVGILTMGPPRAGEIIRQGLYRGADTGWLLTDRLFAGADTLATSYALATAIKKIGDVDIVIGGRQAIDGDTAQVGPQVAQKLGLNQVTYAEEVLSVKDGKATIKRVIDGGVETVEAPLPVVITVNGSAAPCRPQNAKLVMKYKRATCPMERPAEGTAYDYLYEQRPELTLNQWSVADVDGDVNQCGLSGSPTKVKAIKNIVFQAKESKTLTASDADIEGMIKELLDEKIIG from the coding sequence ATGGCTTTAAAGATTGTTGTGCTGGCCAAGCAAGTGCCAGACACCCGAAATGTGGGTAAGGATGCAATGACTGCCGAAGGCACCGTAAACCGTGCAGCCCTTCCCGCCATCTTCAATCCAGAAGATTTGAATGCCCTGGAGCAGGCCCTTCGCCTGAAGGAGCAGAACCCAGGCTCAACAGTAGGAATCCTCACGATGGGTCCTCCACGTGCAGGTGAGATTATCCGTCAGGGATTATATCGTGGCGCTGATACTGGTTGGTTGCTTACCGACCGTCTCTTCGCTGGTGCTGATACCCTCGCTACTTCTTATGCGCTGGCTACTGCCATCAAGAAGATTGGCGATGTTGACATTGTTATCGGTGGTCGTCAGGCTATCGATGGTGATACCGCTCAGGTAGGTCCTCAGGTGGCTCAGAAGCTGGGTCTCAACCAGGTAACTTACGCTGAGGAGGTTCTCTCAGTAAAGGATGGTAAGGCTACCATCAAGCGTGTGATCGACGGTGGTGTTGAGACTGTTGAGGCTCCTCTGCCAGTTGTTATCACTGTTAACGGAAGTGCCGCTCCTTGTCGTCCCCAGAACGCTAAGCTGGTGATGAAGTACAAGCGTGCTACCTGTCCTATGGAGCGCCCTGCCGAGGGTACTGCCTACGACTATCTGTACGAGCAGCGCCCTGAACTCACACTCAACCAGTGGAGCGTGGCCGACGTGGATGGCGATGTAAACCAGTGCGGTTTGAGTGGCTCACCTACCAAGGTTAAGGCCATCAAGAACATCGTGTTCCAGGCTAAGGAGTCGAAGACTTTGACGGCTTCTGATGCTGATATCGAGGGAATGATCAAAGAATTGTTGGACGAAAAAATCATTGGATAA
- a CDS encoding TorF family putative porin: protein MNIEMKKYIFIAFACLFGNATIQAQDKVETTVEADVVSQYIWRGMDLGHVSLQPTLAVSYRGLTLEAWGSVGLTDSNDTREFDVALKYTTGGFNFGIGDYWFNEGLDPQNRYFRYNAHSTNHVIEANVGYDFGPLALQWYTNIAGNDGFTCCDHRAYSSYVEATAPFKLGGCQWQATIGAVPFYTTFYDAEGFIINNVTLRADRDIKITDHFSLPVFAQITGNPSSEHAYFVFGFKLKAF from the coding sequence ATGAATATTGAGATGAAAAAGTACATATTTATTGCTTTTGCGTGTCTTTTTGGCAACGCTACCATCCAAGCGCAGGACAAGGTAGAAACAACCGTAGAGGCCGACGTGGTAAGTCAGTATATCTGGCGTGGTATGGACTTGGGACATGTATCGCTACAGCCCACACTGGCCGTGAGTTACAGGGGATTAACACTCGAAGCATGGGGCAGCGTAGGACTGACCGACAGCAACGACACACGCGAGTTTGACGTGGCCTTGAAATACACCACCGGTGGATTTAATTTCGGCATTGGCGATTACTGGTTTAACGAGGGTCTTGACCCGCAGAACCGCTATTTCCGTTACAATGCACACTCAACCAACCATGTGATTGAGGCCAACGTAGGTTACGACTTCGGTCCGCTGGCATTACAGTGGTACACCAATATTGCGGGTAACGATGGCTTTACCTGTTGCGATCATCGTGCCTACAGCAGTTATGTAGAGGCCACAGCCCCCTTTAAGCTGGGTGGTTGCCAGTGGCAGGCCACAATAGGTGCCGTGCCCTTCTACACCACCTTTTACGATGCCGAGGGCTTTATTATAAATAATGTGACACTGCGTGCCGATCGTGATATCAAGATTACCGACCACTTCAGTCTGCCCGTGTTTGCCCAGATAACAGGCAACCCATCCAGCGAGCACGCTTATTTTGTATTTGGATTTAAGTTAAAAGCATTCTAA
- a CDS encoding DMT family protein, giving the protein MTNGIYTILLLILSNVFMTFAWYGHLRLQQSGISSNWPLYLVIAFSWMIAFFEYCCQVPANRIGFIDNGGPFNLVQLKVIQECISLVVFAVIANFCFQHEQLHWNHAAAALCLVMAVYFVFMKP; this is encoded by the coding sequence ATGACAAACGGAATATATACCATCTTACTGCTCATTCTGAGCAATGTGTTTATGACCTTCGCCTGGTACGGTCATCTGCGCCTGCAACAGTCGGGCATTTCGAGCAACTGGCCACTGTATCTGGTGATTGCCTTCTCATGGATGATTGCCTTTTTCGAGTACTGCTGTCAGGTTCCCGCCAACCGCATCGGATTTATCGACAATGGCGGTCCGTTTAACCTTGTACAGCTGAAGGTGATTCAGGAGTGCATATCGCTGGTTGTGTTTGCCGTGATTGCCAACTTCTGTTTCCAGCACGAGCAACTGCACTGGAACCATGCCGCCGCAGCACTCTGTCTGGTGATGGCCGTATATTTTGTATTTATGAAACCGTAA